A DNA window from Pithys albifrons albifrons isolate INPA30051 chromosome 7, PitAlb_v1, whole genome shotgun sequence contains the following coding sequences:
- the FAM133B gene encoding protein FAM133B: MGKRDNRVAYMNPIAMARARGPAPNSGPTIQDYLNRPRPTWEEVKEQLEKKKKGSRALAEFEEKMNENWRKELEKHREKLLGANESSSKKKEKKKKEKKKSNRLSSSSSSSSSSDSSSSSSDSEDEDKKQGKKRRKKKYRSSRKSSASSTSESESDSKDSTKKKRSKEDCEKEKEGKNHHRKRKKADRGDGPLSSESVSESDQTEEVQAKKKKNSEEKEKTDKTKKRKKHKKHGKKKKKKIAGSNSDSE, from the exons ATGGGGAAGCGGGATAACCGGGTG GCTTATATGAATCCCATAGCTATGGCCAGAGCACGAGGTCCTGCCCCAAATTCAGGACCAACAATACAGGACTACTTGAACAGGCCAAGACCAACATG GGAGGAAGTGAAAGAAcaactagaaaagaaaaagaaaggatcCAGGGCTTTGGCTGAGTTTGAAGAAAAGATGAATGAG aattggaggaaagaactggaaaaacacagagagaagtTACTGGGTGCAAATGAGAGTTCCTCCAAAAAGAAAGAG aaaaagaaaaaggaaaagaagaaatctaATAGG TtgtcttcatcttcctcttcttcatcaaGCTCTGATTCTTCCAGCAGTTCATCTGATTCAGAAGATGAG GATAAAaagcaagggaagaaaagaaggaaaaagaagtatcGCTCCTCCCGGAAATCCTCAGCAAGCTCAACTTCAGAATCTGAGTCAGACAGCAAG GACAGCACAAAAAAGAAGAGGTCAAAGGAAGACTGTGAAAAAGagaag GAAGGTAAAAATCaccacaggaaaaggaagaaagcagatCGTGGCGATGGACCTTTATCATCAGAGTCTGTATCTGAATCGGATCAGACAGAGGAG gtgcaagcaaaaaagaagaaaaacagtgaggaaaaggagaaaaca gataaaacaaaaaagagaaagaagcacAAGAAACAtggtaaaaagaagaaaaagaagattgCTGGTTCAAATTCGGATTcagaataa